In a single window of the Rhineura floridana isolate rRhiFlo1 chromosome 3, rRhiFlo1.hap2, whole genome shotgun sequence genome:
- the GDI1 gene encoding rab GDP dissociation inhibitor alpha isoform X1, with protein sequence MRLKHKVLSIFLATADKECILSGIMSVNGKKVLHMDRNPYYGGESSSITPLEELYKRFEIADGPPESMGRGRDWNVDLIPKFLMANGQLVKMLLYTEVTRYLDFKVVEGSFVYKAGKIYKVPSTETEALASNLMGMFEKRRFRKFLVFVANFDDNDPKTLEGVDPRNTTMREVYRRFDLGQDVIDFTGHALALYRTDDYLDQPCLETINRIKLYSESLARYGKSPYLYPLYGLGELPQGFARLSAIYGGTYMLNKPVDEIVMEGGKVIGVKSEGEVARCKQLICDPSYVPDRVRPAGKVVRVICILSHPIRGTNDANSCQIIIPQNQVGRKSDIYVCLISSAHNVAAQGKYIAIASTTVETESPENEVQPALELLEPIDQKFVAISDIYEPTDDGTESQVFCSRSYDATTHFETTCDDIKDIYRRMAGAPFDFESMKRRQNDVFGEDEQ encoded by the exons ATGAGGCTTAAGCACAAGGTGCTGAGTATCTTCCTAGCTACTGCAGATAAG GAATGTATTCTTTCAGGCATCATGTCTGTGAATGGCAAGAAGGTCTTGCACATGGACCGGAATCCATACTATGGGGGTGAGAGCTCATCAATTACCCCCCTGGAAGAG CTCTACAAGCGCTTTGAGATTGCTGATGGTCCCCCTGAATCTATGGGCCGTGGCCGGGACTGGAATGTTGACCTTATCCCCAAATTcctcatggccaatg GCCAGCTGGTGAAAATGTTACTGTATACAGAAGTGACACGCTATCTAGACTTCAAGGTGGTAGAGGGCAGCTTTGTATACAAGGCAGGAAAGATCTACAAGGTGCCGTCAACTGAGACAGAGGCTCTAGCATCCA ATCTCATGGGCATGTTTGAGAAGCGGCGCTTCCGTAAGTTCCTGGTGTTCGTGGCAAACTTTGATGACAATGACCCGAAGACATTGGAAGGGGTGGATCCTCGCAACACCACCATGCGAGAAGTCTATCGACGTTTTGACCTGGGCCAGGATGTCATTGACTTCACAGGTCATGCCCTGGCACTTTACCGCACTGATGA TTACTTGGATCAGCCCTGTTTGGAAACCATCAATCGCATCAAACTCTACAGTGAATCCCTGGCCCGCTATGGGAAGAGTCCCTATCTCTACCCACTTTACGGTCTGGGTGAGCTACCCCAGGGTTTTGCCAG GCTCAGCGCTATATACGGTGGCACCTACATGCTCAATAAGCCAGTGGATGAGATTGTCATGGAAGGCGGCAAGGTCATTGGGGTCAAATCGGAAGGCGAG GTGGCACGCTGCAAACAACTGATCTGCGACCCCAGCTATGTGCCAGATCGAGTGCGCCCAGCAGGGAAGGTTGTGCGTGTCATCTGTATTCTGAGCCACCCTATCCGTGGCACCAATGATGCCAACTCCTGTCAAATCATCATCCCCCAAAACCAAGTGGGACGCAAGTCTG ATATCTATGTCTGCCTGATCTCCTCTGCCCACAACGTGGCTGCCCAGGGCAAGTACATAGCAATTGCCAGCACTACTGTGGAGACGGAGTCTCCTGAGAATGAGGTGCAGCCAGCCCTCGAACTGCTTGAACCTATTGACCAAAA gTTTGTGGCCATCAGTGACATATATGAACCCACTGATGATGGAACGGAAAGTCAG GTATTCTGCTCACGTTCATATGATGCCACCACCCATTTTGAGACAACATGTGATGACATCAAAGACATCTACCGGCGCATGGCTGGGGCTCCCTTTGACTTTGAGAGCATGAAACGGCGCCAGAATGATGTCTTCGGCGAGGATGAGCAGTGA
- the GDI1 gene encoding rab GDP dissociation inhibitor alpha isoform X2, whose product MDEAYDVIVLGTGLTECILSGIMSVNGKKVLHMDRNPYYGGESSSITPLEELYKRFEIADGPPESMGRGRDWNVDLIPKFLMANGQLVKMLLYTEVTRYLDFKVVEGSFVYKAGKIYKVPSTETEALASNLMGMFEKRRFRKFLVFVANFDDNDPKTLEGVDPRNTTMREVYRRFDLGQDVIDFTGHALALYRTDDYLDQPCLETINRIKLYSESLARYGKSPYLYPLYGLGELPQGFARLSAIYGGTYMLNKPVDEIVMEGGKVIGVKSEGEVARCKQLICDPSYVPDRVRPAGKVVRVICILSHPIRGTNDANSCQIIIPQNQVGRKSDIYVCLISSAHNVAAQGKYIAIASTTVETESPENEVQPALELLEPIDQKFVAISDIYEPTDDGTESQVFCSRSYDATTHFETTCDDIKDIYRRMAGAPFDFESMKRRQNDVFGEDEQ is encoded by the exons ATGGACGAGGCCTACGACGTGATCGTGCTGGGCACTGGCCTGACC GAATGTATTCTTTCAGGCATCATGTCTGTGAATGGCAAGAAGGTCTTGCACATGGACCGGAATCCATACTATGGGGGTGAGAGCTCATCAATTACCCCCCTGGAAGAG CTCTACAAGCGCTTTGAGATTGCTGATGGTCCCCCTGAATCTATGGGCCGTGGCCGGGACTGGAATGTTGACCTTATCCCCAAATTcctcatggccaatg GCCAGCTGGTGAAAATGTTACTGTATACAGAAGTGACACGCTATCTAGACTTCAAGGTGGTAGAGGGCAGCTTTGTATACAAGGCAGGAAAGATCTACAAGGTGCCGTCAACTGAGACAGAGGCTCTAGCATCCA ATCTCATGGGCATGTTTGAGAAGCGGCGCTTCCGTAAGTTCCTGGTGTTCGTGGCAAACTTTGATGACAATGACCCGAAGACATTGGAAGGGGTGGATCCTCGCAACACCACCATGCGAGAAGTCTATCGACGTTTTGACCTGGGCCAGGATGTCATTGACTTCACAGGTCATGCCCTGGCACTTTACCGCACTGATGA TTACTTGGATCAGCCCTGTTTGGAAACCATCAATCGCATCAAACTCTACAGTGAATCCCTGGCCCGCTATGGGAAGAGTCCCTATCTCTACCCACTTTACGGTCTGGGTGAGCTACCCCAGGGTTTTGCCAG GCTCAGCGCTATATACGGTGGCACCTACATGCTCAATAAGCCAGTGGATGAGATTGTCATGGAAGGCGGCAAGGTCATTGGGGTCAAATCGGAAGGCGAG GTGGCACGCTGCAAACAACTGATCTGCGACCCCAGCTATGTGCCAGATCGAGTGCGCCCAGCAGGGAAGGTTGTGCGTGTCATCTGTATTCTGAGCCACCCTATCCGTGGCACCAATGATGCCAACTCCTGTCAAATCATCATCCCCCAAAACCAAGTGGGACGCAAGTCTG ATATCTATGTCTGCCTGATCTCCTCTGCCCACAACGTGGCTGCCCAGGGCAAGTACATAGCAATTGCCAGCACTACTGTGGAGACGGAGTCTCCTGAGAATGAGGTGCAGCCAGCCCTCGAACTGCTTGAACCTATTGACCAAAA gTTTGTGGCCATCAGTGACATATATGAACCCACTGATGATGGAACGGAAAGTCAG GTATTCTGCTCACGTTCATATGATGCCACCACCCATTTTGAGACAACATGTGATGACATCAAAGACATCTACCGGCGCATGGCTGGGGCTCCCTTTGACTTTGAGAGCATGAAACGGCGCCAGAATGATGTCTTCGGCGAGGATGAGCAGTGA